A stretch of the Plodia interpunctella isolate USDA-ARS_2022_Savannah chromosome Z, ilPloInte3.2, whole genome shotgun sequence genome encodes the following:
- the LOC128683200 gene encoding tubulin alpha-1 chain-like, with the protein MRECISIHGGQAGVQIGNACWELYCLEHGIQPDGQMPSDKTVGGGDDSFNTFFSETGAGKHVPRAVFIDLEPTVVDEVRTGTYRQLFHPEQLITGKEDAANNYARGHYTIGKEIVDLVLDRIRKLADQCTGLQGFLIFHSFGGGTGSGFASLLMERLSVDYGKKSKLEFAIYPAPQISTAVVEPYNSILTTHTTLEHSDAAFMVDNEAIYDICRRNLDIERPTYTNLNRLIGQIVSSITASLRFDGALNVDLTEFQTNLVPYPRIHFPLATYAPVISAEKAYHEQLSVAEITNACFEPANQMVKCDPRHGKYMACCMLYRGDVVPKDVNAAIGTIKTKRTIQFVDWCPTGFKVGINYQPPTVVPGGDLAKVQRAVCMLSNTTAIAEAWSRLNHKFDLMYAKRAFVHWYVGEGMEEGEFSEAREDLAALEKDYEEVGMDSGEGEGEGGEEY; encoded by the coding sequence ATGCGTGAGTGCATATCTATACACGGTGGGCAAGCCGGAGTGCAGATCGGGAATGCTTGCTGGGAGTTGTACTGCTTGGAACATGGAATCCAGCCAGATGGGCAGATGCCCTCGGACAAGACCGTGGGAGGTGGGGACGACTCCTTCAATACTTTCTTCAGCGAGACCGGCGCTGGTAAGCACGTCCCCAGAGCAGTGTTCATCGACCTAGAGCCGACGGTCGTCGACGAGGTCCGCACGGGCACCTACCGCCAGCTGTTCCACCCGGAACAACTAATCACTGGCAAAGAAGACGCAGCGAATAACTATGCCAGAGGACACTATACCATCGGGAAGGAAATCGTCGACTTGGTTCTGGACAGAATTCGCAAGCTGGCCGACCAATGCACGGGCCTGCAAGGTTTCCTAATCTTTCACTCGTTCGGCGGAGGTACCGGGTCGGGCTTCGCGTCCCTTCTCATGGAGCGGCTCTCCGTAGATTACGGAAAGAAGTCTAAACTAGAATTCGCTATATATCCAGCGCCTCAGATATCGACAGCGGTGGTGGAGCCTTACAACTCCATCCTCACCACACACACGACGCTGGAGCACTCAGATGCCGCCTTCATGGTGGATAACGAAGCCATCTATGATATTTGTAGGAGGAACTTGGATATAGAGAGACCCACATACACCAATTTGAACAGATTGATCGGACAAATAGTGTCTTCTATCACCGCTTCACTGAGATTTGATGGCGCTCTAAACGTCGACCTCACAGAGTTTCAGACTAATTTGGTGCCGTACCCTCGCATCCACTTTCCTCTGGCGACGTATGCTCCAGTGATCTCCGCAGAAAAGGCGTACCACGAGCAGCTGTCCGTCGCCGAGATCACCAACGCGTGCTTCGAGCCCGCCAACCAGATGGTGAAATGCGATCCTCGACACGGGAAGTATATGGCTTGCTGCATGTTGTATCGAGGCGACGTAGTGCCGAAGGACGTCAATGCGGCTATCGGCACGATCAAGACCAAACGTACCATTCAATTCGTGGACTGGTGCCCCACTGGTTTCAAAGTAGGGATCAATTACCAGCCCCCCACCGTGGTGCCCGGAGGAGACTTGGCCAAGGTCCAGCGCGCCGTGTGCATGTTGTCGAACACTACGGCCATCGCAGAAGCCTGGTCCCGTCTGAACCACAAGTTCGATCTGATGTATGCCAAGCGAGCGTTCGTGCACTGGTACGTAGGTGAGGGCATGGAAGAAGGAGAGTTCTCGGAGGCTCGCGAGGACTTGGCCGCGCTGGAGAAGGACTACGAGGAAGTGGGGATGGACTCCGGAGAGGGCGAGGGTGAAGGCGGCGAGGAATATTAA